From Chloracidobacterium thermophilum B:
GAACGGCACGGCCGCAATCTTGAACAGCAGCCCGGCCGCCACAAGCACCATTGCCACCAGCAGCAGCAACCGTGGGTCGCCGTTTTCCGCGCCGGCGCCCTGGACGTAGTCGGCGATGGTTTCCGCAATCAGCCCCAGGTTCGTGTGCCCGGTCACGCCATAGACCAGCGACAGGCCGTACAGAATGAGCGCCGAGGAAAAAATCCCCGTCAGAAAGTATTTCATCGCCGCTTCGTTCGAGCGCCCGTCGCGCTTCAGATAGCCCACAAGCACATAGACGCTCAGCGACATCAGCTCAAACGACACGAAAAGTGAAATAAGGTCGCCGCTGACGGCAACAAACATCATGCCCAGCGTCGAAAACAGAATCAGCGCGTAGTATTCACCGCGCTGCTCCCGTTCAAATTCGAGATACCTGATCGAGTAGAGAATCGAGAACGCCGCCGCGACGATGAACACAAAGCGGAACACGACGGACAACCCATCAATGAACAGCATCCCGTAGAAGGCGCTGACAGGCAGCCGCTCGGCCACGCCCATGACCTGCTGGGCCAGCGCCAGCGCGACGAACCCCAGCCCCACCAGACTCAGGTAGGCCGTCACCTGCTTTTTGCCACGCGGCAGCGCCACGTCCAGCACCAGCGCCGCGCAGGCAAACAGGGTCAGGATGATTTCCGGCATGATGAGTGCCGTCTCACGCAGGGTCGGCAGCGGAGGCAGTTCAACAAGCAGAGGCAGCATGGTCAGATTCAGCATAACGGTAGATTCCTGGAGATGACCCGACAGTGACTTTTCACTGTGGCGTTTCGGCCGCACGGGTTGGCGAAACAGCCGCTTTCCCGGCCGCAGCTTTCTCAATGCGTGCCGCGTCGCGCTGGGCAAAGTAGTTCGGCCGCATCTGGCGCACGACGACTTCCGTCGTACCATTGAGCAGGGTGACAAGCGGCTTCGGGTACACGCCAAAGATGATCATGGCCGCGACGAGCGGCGTCAGGTAGGCCCATTCACGGGCGTTCAAATCCGGCAGGTCGGCATTTTTCGGGTTTTTGACCGGCCCCAGAAACACCCGCTCATAGAGCCAGAGCATGTAGGCCGCACCCAGAATAATGCCCGTCGTCCCCCAGAAAGCCCAGGTGATGTTGGCTTCAAACACACCGCGCAGCCCGATGAACTCTCCCACGAAGCCGTTGAGCAGCGGCAGACCGACGCTGGCCAACGTCGCAATCATGAACATCACCGAAAAGGCCGGCATGCTGCTGACGATGCCGCCGTAGTCGGCAATCTGGCGCGTATGCCGCCGCTCGTAGAGAACCCCAATCATAATGAACAGGGCCGCGCTCGTGACCCCGTGGCTCAGCATCTGGAGGGCCGCACCGTTGATGCCGTTCGGGTTGAAGGCAAACAGCGAAAGCATCGTCGTTCCCATGTGCGCCACGGATGAGTAGGCAATCGTCTTTTTCATGTCCTTCTGCGCCAGCGCCACGAGTGACCCATACACGATGCCGAGAATGGCCAGTGTGGCCATCACCGAGGCGACGCGCGCATCCAGGGCGGCGTCGGGAAACATGGGAAAGTTGAACCGGACAAAGCCATACGTGCCAATCTTGAGCAGAATCCCGGCCAGAATCGCCGAACCGGCCGTCGGCGCTTCGACGTGCGCATCCGGCAGCCACGTGTGAAACGGCACCATCGGCACCTTGATGGCCAGCGCCAGGGCAAACCCGGCAAACAGCCACAACTGCAAGGACAGCGGCACCAATGGGTTGCCTTTCTCGTCGCGGGCGCTGCCAATTGCCTGAAGCGCGTAGATGTTGAAAGTCCCGTATGCCGTCGGCTCGGCGTCATACGTCCCGCCGCCGGCCAGCGCCGCGCGGTACACCCCGGCCCGGCGGGCCGTTTCGATACCTTCCAGCACCATGCCGCGCATGGGCGCATTGTTGCCGACGATGACCTCTGCCGCGGCCTTGACCTCGTTCGGATACTTGGCTGCGGTTTCAGCCGCCGTGAAGTAAAACTTGAACACGGCCACCAGCATCAGCAGCGAGCCGACCAGGGTGTAGATGAAAAATTTGATGGCCGAATACAGCCGCCGCTCGCCGCCCCAGATACCGATGAGCAGGTACATGGGCACGAGCATGACCTCGAAAAACACATAGAACAGAAACAGATCGGCAGCCGCAAACACGCCAATCATGAACGACTGCATGATGAGCAGCAGCGCGTAGTATTCCTTCTCGCGCTTTTCGATGTAGCTCCACGAGCACAGCGCCACAATCGGCCCCAGAAAGGTTGTCAGCATCACCAGCGTCAGGGCCAGCCCGTCCACGCCCATCTGGTACTTGGCCCCGATGGCCGGAATCCACGCGGCCGTTTCCATAAACTGCAACCCGCGCACGTCGTAGTTCCACATCAGCACGAGCGAGAGCGAAGC
This genomic window contains:
- a CDS encoding complex I subunit 4 family protein — its product is MILSNVFLASSGPAELYFGPIGILSLVTWLPLVGGVIVLFLDKRRTDLIKQFATLWMTLCFLASLSLVLMWNYDVRGLQFMETAAWIPAIGAKYQMGVDGLALTLVMLTTFLGPIVALCSWSYIEKREKEYYALLLIMQSFMIGVFAAADLFLFYVFFEVMLVPMYLLIGIWGGERRLYSAIKFFIYTLVGSLLMLVAVFKFYFTAAETAAKYPNEVKAAAEVIVGNNAPMRGMVLEGIETARRAGVYRAALAGGGTYDAEPTAYGTFNIYALQAIGSARDEKGNPLVPLSLQLWLFAGFALALAIKVPMVPFHTWLPDAHVEAPTAGSAILAGILLKIGTYGFVRFNFPMFPDAALDARVASVMATLAILGIVYGSLVALAQKDMKKTIAYSSVAHMGTTMLSLFAFNPNGINGAALQMLSHGVTSAALFIMIGVLYERRHTRQIADYGGIVSSMPAFSVMFMIATLASVGLPLLNGFVGEFIGLRGVFEANITWAFWGTTGIILGAAYMLWLYERVFLGPVKNPKNADLPDLNAREWAYLTPLVAAMIIFGVYPKPLVTLLNGTTEVVVRQMRPNYFAQRDAARIEKAAAGKAAVSPTRAAETPQ